In Rosa chinensis cultivar Old Blush chromosome 1, RchiOBHm-V2, whole genome shotgun sequence, a genomic segment contains:
- the LOC112168198 gene encoding ras-related protein RABA3, with amino-acid sequence MNQEMNGVEAERYQKENLSNGHHVQEKIDYVFKVVVIGDSAVGKTQILSRFTKNEFCFDSKSTIGVEFQTRSVTIRGKLIKAQIWDTAGQERYRAVTSAYYRGALGAMLVYDITKRPTFDHVARWVEELRAHADSSIVIMLIGNKADLGDQRNVPTEDAVEFAEEQELFFSETSAFSGNNVDSAFFRVLEEIYSRVTSKKALECGNGKKPIDGIGAKIDVISGSDLEISEMKKLSACSC; translated from the exons ATGAACCAGGAAATGAATGGGGTTGAAGCTGAGAGGTATCAGAAGGAGAATCTCAGCAATGGTCATCATGTTCAGGAGAAGATAGACTATGTGTTCAAGGTGGTGGTTATTGGAGACTCAGCTGTGGGGAAGACTCAGATACTGTCGAGGTTTACTAAGAATGAGTTTTGCTTCGACTCCAAGTCTACTATTGGGGTTGAGTTTCAGACCAGGAGTGTCACTATTAGAGGGAAACTCATCAAGGCCCAGATCTGGGATACTGCTGGCCAAGAAAG GTATCGAGCTGTTACAAGTGCCTATTACAGAGGTGCACTCGGGGCAATGCTGGTATACGACATCACCAAGAGGCCGACGTTCGATCATGTGGCTAGGTGGGTCGAGGAGCTCCGGGCACATGCGGACAGCTCGATCGTGATCATGCTGATCGGGAACAAGGCTGATCTCGGGGATCAGAGGAATGTTCCGACTGAAGATGCAGTCGAGTTTGCTGAGGAGCAAGAGCTGTTCTTCTCTGAGACATCGGCCTTCAGCGGCAACAATGTGGACAGTGCATTCTTTAGGGTACTAGAGGAGATATACAGTAGAGTGACGTCTAAAAAAGCACTGGAATGTGGGAATGGGAAGAAGCCCATTGATGGGATTGGAGCAAAAATTGATGTCATTTCTGGGTCTGATTTGGAAATTAGCGAGATGAAGAAGTTGTCTGCTTGCTCTTGTTGA